From a single Nicotiana tomentosiformis chromosome 2, ASM39032v3, whole genome shotgun sequence genomic region:
- the LOC104107440 gene encoding alpha-farnesene synthase-like isoform X2 produces MKGLHNYSCIFSTSIIPILCPNIVSLFSTMQTNKLHSTIKKQSLPERKICTYKPNIWKYDHLLTLTSEYSEEKYKVEAEKLKEEVSYTFSNSTISPLDLLELIDSIDKLGLSCYFRLLREHGHHASQDMLKDFFDGKGKLKVSDVKTLLEVLEGSYLSMEGENLLDDTRMFTTKNLKSLVSKSDYTFTNKDYTLSFPLAWRVKWYDVRKHICAQELERNNTNPMLLKLAKLNFNIVQATHQKDLKHVLRWWRNLSIVEDLSFTRDRIVESFFCAVGVAPEPRHGNMRKWLTKVIELVLIIDDVYDIYGSLAQVQQFTRAIEKWDPNEVEGLPECMQICFRSLHDTVEEISVEIQQQKGGLSALPYLKQVWLNFCKALLLEATWYHKGHIPTLEEYLDNGWISSSGPLLSLHVIFGLTNKITKKILDLYEDCHEIIYHTSVVIRLCNDQGTSAAELERGDVASSILCYMQQENVSEDVAREHIKSIILDSWKKINYHFNTVSTSHRKLVKHVVNEARMAHVMYQFGDGFGVQDGETRDQVLFNLVHPIT; encoded by the exons ATGAAAGGTCTCCACAATTATTCCTGTATCTTCTCCACCTCTATTATCCCAATATTGTGTCCCAATATTGTATCCCTTTTTTCCACTATGCAGACTAATAAACTTCATAGTACTATTAAAAAGCAAAGTCTGCCTGAAAGGAAGATTTGTACCTATAAACCAAACATTTGGAAATATGATCATCTACTTACTCTTACAAGTGAATATTCT GAAGAGAAGTACAAAGTTGAGGCTGAGAAGCTAAAAGAGGAAGTTAGTTACACGTTTTCAAACAGTACTATTAGTCCACTGGACCTGCTAGAGCTTATAGACAGCATTGACAAACTTGGACTCAGTTGTTACTT CAGGCTTCTCAGGGAACATGGCCACCATGCTTCACAAG ATATGTTAAAGGACTTCTTCGATGGCAAAGGAAAGCTGAAAGTCTCAGATGTGAAAACATTGTTGGAGGTTTTGGAAGGGTCATATCTGAGCATGGAAGGTGAAAACTTACTAGACGACACACGAATGTTCACAACAAAAAACCTCAAGAGCCTTGTATCTAAATCAGATTACACATTTACTAATAAGGATTATACCCTGAGTTTTCCATTGGCATGGAGAGTGAAATGGTATGATGTTAGAAAACATATCTGTGCTCAAGAACTTGAACGCAACAACACAAATCCAATGTTGCTCAAGTTGGCAAAACTTAACTTTAATATAGTTCAAGCCACGCACCAAAAGGATCTCAAACACGTATTAAG ATGGTGGAGGAATCTTTCCATAGTTGAAGATTTGAGCTTTACAAGGGATCGGATAGTGGAAAGCTTCTTTTGTGCTGTAGGAGTTGCCCCTGAGCCTCGACATGGAAACATGAGAAAATGGCTCACCAAAGTGATTGAGTTGGTGCTAATAATAGATGATGTTTATGATATTTATGGTTCATTAGCCCAAGTGCAGCAATTCACTCGTGCCATAGAGAA GTGGGATCCAAATGAAGTAGAAGGACTGCCAGAATGTATGCAAATCTGTTTCAGGTCATTGCATGATACAGTAGAAGAGATATCTGTTGAAATTCAACAACAAAAGGGTGGCCTTTCAGCATTACCTTATCTGAAACAAGTG TGGCTCAACTTTTGCAAAGCTTTGCTGTTGGAAGCAACGTGGTATCACAAAGGTCATATACCAACACTTGAAGAGTACCTTGATAATGGGTGGATCTCATCGTCAGGCCCTTTACTTTCTTTACATGTGATTTTTGGTCTaacaaataaaataacaaaaaaaattctTGATTTATACGAAGATTGCCATGAAATTATTTACCACACTTCCGTTGTAATTCGACTTTGCAATGACCAGGGTACCTCAGCG GCGGAGCTAGAGAGAGGTGATGTTGCTTCATCAATTTTATGTTACATGCAACAAGAAAATGTATCAGAGGATGTAGCCCGAGAGCATATCAAAAGCATAATTTTGGATTCGTGGAAAAAGATCAATTACCACTTTAATACTGTTTCTACATCACATCGAAAACTTGTCAAGCATGTAGTAAATGAAGCACGGATGGCACATGTCATGTACCAATTTGGAGATGGATTTGGGGTTCAAGATGGTGAAACTCGAGATCAAGTCCTCTTCAACTTGGTTCATCCTATTACATAA
- the LOC104107440 gene encoding alpha-farnesene synthase-like isoform X3, with protein sequence MKGLHNYSCIFSTSIIPILCPNIVSLFSTMQTNKLHSTIKKQSLPERKICTYKPNIWKYDHLLTLTSEYSEEKYKVEAEKLKEEVSYTFSNSTISPLDLLELIDSIDKLGLSCYFEVETKEALEKIIMSVKTSSSSKEENLYATALCFRLLREHGHHASQDMLKDFFDGKGKLKVSDVKTLLEVLEGSYLSMEGENLLDDTRMFTTKNLKSLVSKSDYTFTNKDYTLSFPLAWRVKWYDVRKHICAQELERNNTNPMLLKLAKLNFNIVQATHQKDLKHVLRWWRNLSIVEDLSFTRDRIVESFFCAVGVAPEPRHGNMRKWLTKVIELVLIIDDVYDIYGSLAQVQQFTRAIEKWDPNEVEGLPECMQICFRSLHDTVEEISVEIQQQKGGLSALPYLKQVAELERGDVASSILCYMQQENVSEDVAREHIKSIILDSWKKINYHFNTVSTSHRKLVKHVVNEARMAHVMYQFGDGFGVQDGETRDQVLFNLVHPIT encoded by the exons ATGAAAGGTCTCCACAATTATTCCTGTATCTTCTCCACCTCTATTATCCCAATATTGTGTCCCAATATTGTATCCCTTTTTTCCACTATGCAGACTAATAAACTTCATAGTACTATTAAAAAGCAAAGTCTGCCTGAAAGGAAGATTTGTACCTATAAACCAAACATTTGGAAATATGATCATCTACTTACTCTTACAAGTGAATATTCT GAAGAGAAGTACAAAGTTGAGGCTGAGAAGCTAAAAGAGGAAGTTAGTTACACGTTTTCAAACAGTACTATTAGTCCACTGGACCTGCTAGAGCTTATAGACAGCATTGACAAACTTGGACTCAGTTGTTACTTTGAGGTTGAAACCAAGGAAGCTTTGGAAAAGATAATAATGTCCGTGAAAACTAGTTCCAGCTCGAAGGAGGAGAATCTGTATGCTACTGCATTGTGCTTCAGGCTTCTCAGGGAACATGGCCACCATGCTTCACAAG ATATGTTAAAGGACTTCTTCGATGGCAAAGGAAAGCTGAAAGTCTCAGATGTGAAAACATTGTTGGAGGTTTTGGAAGGGTCATATCTGAGCATGGAAGGTGAAAACTTACTAGACGACACACGAATGTTCACAACAAAAAACCTCAAGAGCCTTGTATCTAAATCAGATTACACATTTACTAATAAGGATTATACCCTGAGTTTTCCATTGGCATGGAGAGTGAAATGGTATGATGTTAGAAAACATATCTGTGCTCAAGAACTTGAACGCAACAACACAAATCCAATGTTGCTCAAGTTGGCAAAACTTAACTTTAATATAGTTCAAGCCACGCACCAAAAGGATCTCAAACACGTATTAAG ATGGTGGAGGAATCTTTCCATAGTTGAAGATTTGAGCTTTACAAGGGATCGGATAGTGGAAAGCTTCTTTTGTGCTGTAGGAGTTGCCCCTGAGCCTCGACATGGAAACATGAGAAAATGGCTCACCAAAGTGATTGAGTTGGTGCTAATAATAGATGATGTTTATGATATTTATGGTTCATTAGCCCAAGTGCAGCAATTCACTCGTGCCATAGAGAA GTGGGATCCAAATGAAGTAGAAGGACTGCCAGAATGTATGCAAATCTGTTTCAGGTCATTGCATGATACAGTAGAAGAGATATCTGTTGAAATTCAACAACAAAAGGGTGGCCTTTCAGCATTACCTTATCTGAAACAAGTG GCGGAGCTAGAGAGAGGTGATGTTGCTTCATCAATTTTATGTTACATGCAACAAGAAAATGTATCAGAGGATGTAGCCCGAGAGCATATCAAAAGCATAATTTTGGATTCGTGGAAAAAGATCAATTACCACTTTAATACTGTTTCTACATCACATCGAAAACTTGTCAAGCATGTAGTAAATGAAGCACGGATGGCACATGTCATGTACCAATTTGGAGATGGATTTGGGGTTCAAGATGGTGAAACTCGAGATCAAGTCCTCTTCAACTTGGTTCATCCTATTACATAA
- the LOC104107440 gene encoding alpha-farnesene synthase-like isoform X1, which translates to MKGLHNYSCIFSTSIIPILCPNIVSLFSTMQTNKLHSTIKKQSLPERKICTYKPNIWKYDHLLTLTSEYSEEKYKVEAEKLKEEVSYTFSNSTISPLDLLELIDSIDKLGLSCYFEVETKEALEKIIMSVKTSSSSKEENLYATALCFRLLREHGHHASQDMLKDFFDGKGKLKVSDVKTLLEVLEGSYLSMEGENLLDDTRMFTTKNLKSLVSKSDYTFTNKDYTLSFPLAWRVKWYDVRKHICAQELERNNTNPMLLKLAKLNFNIVQATHQKDLKHVLRWWRNLSIVEDLSFTRDRIVESFFCAVGVAPEPRHGNMRKWLTKVIELVLIIDDVYDIYGSLAQVQQFTRAIEKWDPNEVEGLPECMQICFRSLHDTVEEISVEIQQQKGGLSALPYLKQVWLNFCKALLLEATWYHKGHIPTLEEYLDNGWISSSGPLLSLHVIFGLTNKITKKILDLYEDCHEIIYHTSVVIRLCNDQGTSAAELERGDVASSILCYMQQENVSEDVAREHIKSIILDSWKKINYHFNTVSTSHRKLVKHVVNEARMAHVMYQFGDGFGVQDGETRDQVLFNLVHPIT; encoded by the exons ATGAAAGGTCTCCACAATTATTCCTGTATCTTCTCCACCTCTATTATCCCAATATTGTGTCCCAATATTGTATCCCTTTTTTCCACTATGCAGACTAATAAACTTCATAGTACTATTAAAAAGCAAAGTCTGCCTGAAAGGAAGATTTGTACCTATAAACCAAACATTTGGAAATATGATCATCTACTTACTCTTACAAGTGAATATTCT GAAGAGAAGTACAAAGTTGAGGCTGAGAAGCTAAAAGAGGAAGTTAGTTACACGTTTTCAAACAGTACTATTAGTCCACTGGACCTGCTAGAGCTTATAGACAGCATTGACAAACTTGGACTCAGTTGTTACTTTGAGGTTGAAACCAAGGAAGCTTTGGAAAAGATAATAATGTCCGTGAAAACTAGTTCCAGCTCGAAGGAGGAGAATCTGTATGCTACTGCATTGTGCTTCAGGCTTCTCAGGGAACATGGCCACCATGCTTCACAAG ATATGTTAAAGGACTTCTTCGATGGCAAAGGAAAGCTGAAAGTCTCAGATGTGAAAACATTGTTGGAGGTTTTGGAAGGGTCATATCTGAGCATGGAAGGTGAAAACTTACTAGACGACACACGAATGTTCACAACAAAAAACCTCAAGAGCCTTGTATCTAAATCAGATTACACATTTACTAATAAGGATTATACCCTGAGTTTTCCATTGGCATGGAGAGTGAAATGGTATGATGTTAGAAAACATATCTGTGCTCAAGAACTTGAACGCAACAACACAAATCCAATGTTGCTCAAGTTGGCAAAACTTAACTTTAATATAGTTCAAGCCACGCACCAAAAGGATCTCAAACACGTATTAAG ATGGTGGAGGAATCTTTCCATAGTTGAAGATTTGAGCTTTACAAGGGATCGGATAGTGGAAAGCTTCTTTTGTGCTGTAGGAGTTGCCCCTGAGCCTCGACATGGAAACATGAGAAAATGGCTCACCAAAGTGATTGAGTTGGTGCTAATAATAGATGATGTTTATGATATTTATGGTTCATTAGCCCAAGTGCAGCAATTCACTCGTGCCATAGAGAA GTGGGATCCAAATGAAGTAGAAGGACTGCCAGAATGTATGCAAATCTGTTTCAGGTCATTGCATGATACAGTAGAAGAGATATCTGTTGAAATTCAACAACAAAAGGGTGGCCTTTCAGCATTACCTTATCTGAAACAAGTG TGGCTCAACTTTTGCAAAGCTTTGCTGTTGGAAGCAACGTGGTATCACAAAGGTCATATACCAACACTTGAAGAGTACCTTGATAATGGGTGGATCTCATCGTCAGGCCCTTTACTTTCTTTACATGTGATTTTTGGTCTaacaaataaaataacaaaaaaaattctTGATTTATACGAAGATTGCCATGAAATTATTTACCACACTTCCGTTGTAATTCGACTTTGCAATGACCAGGGTACCTCAGCG GCGGAGCTAGAGAGAGGTGATGTTGCTTCATCAATTTTATGTTACATGCAACAAGAAAATGTATCAGAGGATGTAGCCCGAGAGCATATCAAAAGCATAATTTTGGATTCGTGGAAAAAGATCAATTACCACTTTAATACTGTTTCTACATCACATCGAAAACTTGTCAAGCATGTAGTAAATGAAGCACGGATGGCACATGTCATGTACCAATTTGGAGATGGATTTGGGGTTCAAGATGGTGAAACTCGAGATCAAGTCCTCTTCAACTTGGTTCATCCTATTACATAA